A single genomic interval of Armigeres subalbatus isolate Guangzhou_Male chromosome 1, GZ_Asu_2, whole genome shotgun sequence harbors:
- the LOC134219062 gene encoding uncharacterized protein LOC134219062 — protein sequence MKLAQKCRAFLSVIRFLLKLSSLLNKRSVCVRISFVRFSKKLSSQPLRLSQATASHRHRWDERFPASVAGGGQPVYTLVPIPIVVANCHASSLRASAERPTTPPPCGWIGQVTNGHSSLRTLIDFRRLPGAQQYR from the exons ATGAAGTTAGCG CAGAAGTGTCGCGCCTTTTTGTCCGTGATTCGTTTCTTGTTGAAGT TGTCAAGTTTGCTTAACAAACGTAGTGTGTGCGTTAGGATCAGTTTTGTgcgtttctcgaagaaattgtcCAG CCAACCGCTACGTTTGTCTCAGGCAACTGCGTCACACCGCCATCGTTGGGACGAAAGATTCCCGGCATCCGTCGCCGGAGGGGGCCAACCCGTCTACACGTTGGTCCCAATTCCAATCGTGGTCGCCAATTGCCACGCATCGTCGCTGAGAGCGAGTGCCGAGCGGCCGACGACCCCCCCCCCCTGTGGGTGGATTGGCCAAGTCACCAACGGCCATTCATCGCTACGAACGTTGATCGATTTCCGCCGTCTACCAGGAGCGCAGCAGTACCGGTAG